A stretch of Crossiella cryophila DNA encodes these proteins:
- a CDS encoding GNAT family N-acetyltransferase codes for MTTARVRLVEITADNRDAVCALRVHPAQERLVASVAKSLDDAASTPEGEPWYRAVYAGDEPVGFVMLSWNVPPGRPGVIGPYFLWRLLIDAAHQGRGYGRAVLAQVVELVRADGGTELLTSHQQGEGNPGPFYLGLGFEPTGEVDEDEIVLRLVLTG; via the coding sequence ATGACGACTGCCCGGGTGCGCCTGGTCGAGATCACCGCGGACAACCGGGACGCGGTGTGCGCGCTGCGGGTCCATCCCGCGCAGGAACGCCTGGTCGCCTCGGTGGCCAAGTCCCTCGACGACGCGGCGAGCACGCCCGAGGGCGAGCCCTGGTACCGGGCGGTCTACGCGGGGGACGAGCCGGTCGGGTTCGTGATGCTGAGCTGGAACGTGCCGCCCGGCAGGCCCGGCGTCATCGGGCCGTACTTCCTGTGGCGGCTGCTCATCGACGCCGCGCACCAGGGCCGCGGCTATGGGCGGGCGGTGCTCGCGCAGGTCGTCGAGCTGGTGCGGGCCGACGGCGGCACCGAGTTGCTCACCAGTCATCAGCAGGGCGAGGGCAATCCGGGGCCGTTCTACCTTGGGCTGGGTTTCGAGCCCACCGGCGAGGTCGACGAGGACGAGATCGTGCTCCGGCTCGTGCTGACCGGCTGA
- a CDS encoding GNAT family N-acetyltransferase: MLRPAEPGDLPGIATLMRASVLEVFPRFHDQRETEAAARYLTVPDPVLIEDGTYFVHEAAGQVVACGGWSTRDKLYTGSGSSPTDDRLLDPATEPARVRAMFVHGDWTRRGLGRAILARCVTAARAAGFRELVLMATLPGEPLYRAFGFREVARTRVRLPNGVLLGGVSMAYPLTG, from the coding sequence GTGCTCCGCCCCGCCGAACCCGGCGACCTGCCCGGCATCGCCACCCTCATGCGGGCCTCGGTCCTGGAGGTGTTCCCCCGCTTCCACGACCAGCGCGAGACCGAGGCCGCGGCCCGCTACCTCACCGTGCCCGACCCGGTCCTGATCGAGGACGGCACCTACTTCGTGCACGAGGCCGCCGGCCAGGTCGTGGCCTGCGGCGGCTGGAGCACCCGGGACAAGCTCTACACCGGCTCCGGCTCCTCCCCCACCGACGACCGCCTGCTCGACCCGGCCACCGAACCCGCCAGGGTGCGCGCCATGTTCGTGCACGGCGACTGGACGCGGCGCGGGCTGGGGCGGGCGATCCTGGCCCGGTGCGTGACGGCGGCTCGGGCGGCGGGGTTCCGGGAGTTGGTGCTGATGGCGACGCTGCCGGGGGAGCCGTTGTACCGGGCGTTCGGGTTCCGCGAGGTGGCGCGGACCCGGGTGCGGTTGC